Proteins encoded by one window of Sardina pilchardus chromosome 7, fSarPil1.1, whole genome shotgun sequence:
- the LOC134088234 gene encoding uncharacterized protein LOC134088234, producing the protein MSSDISESLMPEESSPVTDGTTKLKKKRLSFWQPDPTSATSDTKVCGEEEKGLLKDVSLVGLLETQSKEQISASPGAGTMGELTCLSTDQPLSDEQQDALKAAYKHWKVLLRQDQTSSESEQNNTCDDDDDEAQNFVSVVSDRRKFSMCLQGDPEAEPYVKSYRTLNRILQAESSPSFAEEGFMRFYQRKSLNFLHGVPHEDNSHVITYYAKGAHLVGLQSRQLLKYILPDLSGDVTSPYSKRPSLTSNYRPRCKFMSSPKIQNIKSNKSKKTVEIEDLIRKLTVKREGEKTKVLITPVKMKVHLRVKNREVLTYDDINQIRSKTKAGVNSYLCSLTRCKRWDTVQSWGSLQKFYPNLSDSANFPETFSTYSWSWSGRRNMVEICELVEISEPAATPPTPVSSAPNKSA; encoded by the exons ATGTCATCCGATATATCAGAG AGCCTCATGCCTGAAGAGTCCAGCCCTGTCACCGATGGAACAACCAAACTGAAGAAAAAACGTCTGTCTTTCTGGCAACCCGATCCTACATCTGCGACAAGTGATACAAAAGTCtgtggggaggaagagaaaggtcTCCTGAAAGACGTCAGTTTGGTGGGCCTTCTGGAAACACAAAGCAAGGAGCAGATTTCAGCATCGCC TGGTGCTGGGACCATGGGCGAGTTGACCTGCTTGTCAACAGACCAGCCACTCTCTGATGAGCAGCAGGATG cATTGAAGGCTGCTTACAAGCATTGGAAGGTATTACTTCGACAAGACCAGACGAGTTCCGAATCCGAGCAGAACAACACGTGTGATGACG ATGATGATGAGGCTCAGAACTTCGTTTCAGTCGTGTCGGATAGGCGAAAATTCTCAATGTGTCTGCAAG GTGACCCCGAGGCTGAGCCTTATGTCAAAAGTTATAGAACCCTAAACCGTATTCTGCAGGCCGAGAGCAGTCCCAGTTTTGCAGAAGAGGGGTTCATGCG GTTTTATCAGAGAAAATCCCTGAATTTTCTGCATGGAGTACCCCATGAGGATAACAGCCACGTGATCACCTATTATGCCAAAGGAGCTCACCTGGTGGGACTGCAGTCCAGACAGCTGCTGAAGTACATCCTGCCAGATT TGAGCGGCGATGTGACGAGCCCTTATTCCAAACGGCCATCTCTGACTTCTAACTACAGGCCACGCTGCAAATTTATGTCATCACCAAAGATTCAGAATATAAAATCCAATAAAAGCAAGAAGACTGTGGAGATAGAGGACCTCATTAGAAAG CTAACAGTCAAACGAGAAGGGGAGAAGACTAAAGTACTGATCACCCCTGTGAAAATGAAGGTCCATCTGAGGGTGAAGAACAGAGAAGTGCTGACCTATGATGACATTAACCAGATCAGAAGCAAG ACTAAGGCCGGAGTGAATTCGTACCTGTGCAGCCTGACACGATGCAAGAGGTGGGACACGGTGCAGTCGTGGGGGTCCCTACAGAAGTTTTATCCCAACCTGTCCGATAGCGCCAACTTCCCCGAGACCTTCAGCACCtacagctggagctggagcggcCGCAGGAACATGGTGGAGATCTGCGAGTTGGTGGAGATCAGCGAGCCGGCCgcaaccccacccaccccagtcTCCTCTGCGCCAAACAAATCAGCGTGA